The following are encoded together in the Primulina tabacum isolate GXHZ01 chromosome 18, ASM2559414v2, whole genome shotgun sequence genome:
- the LOC142533397 gene encoding uncharacterized protein LOC142533397, producing the protein MPHCNVRLRKRKLGVHPLPHRNQSFQQSRRAQREIAMLLRRRKQVLAPLLLRRRRQAHPPPPQSEPPLHLLRLVRRRRPLILAQSIPHSGKRKIFEISVVSVSSPEGSGSDEGPPPESGVHPLYTSDTAIVGRGPTQLAQKIMYQLPSDTDAAFMNSLGWSDLTRQTCSSITEGMMYITELVERANTTRSTACQDLREGMALREQLQATIDEMKATHAKELSESQAQGDELLKEKQELLKEKHEL; encoded by the exons ATGCCGCACTGCAACGTGAGATTGCGAAAAAGAAAGTTGGGAGTTCATCCTCTGCCCCACAGAAATCAGTCATTCCAGCAGTCACGACGGGCACAAAGGGAGATTGCAATGCTGctaagaagaagaaaacaggTTCTTGCTCCACTACTGCTGCGAAGAAGAAGGCAGGCTCATCCTCCTCCACCCCAAAGCGAGCCTcctctccacctcctccgccTGGTAAGAAGAAGGCGTCCATTGATCCTAGCCCAGTCAATCCCGCATTCTGGTAAGCGCAAGATTTTTGAGATCTCAGTCGTGTCGGTCTCTTCTCCAGAAGGGTCAGGGTCGGATGAGGGGCCTCCCCCTGAATCGGGGGTACATCCTCTATACACATCAGATACGGCCATCGTCGGGCGGGGTCCTACTCAGCTGGCTCAGAAGATAATGTATCAGCTTCCTTCCGACACGGATGCAGCGTTCATGAATTCACTGGGGTGGTCAGACCTCACTCGCCAGACATGCAGCAGCATCACTGAG GGCATGATGTACATAACGGAGTTGGTGGAGCGTGCCAACACCACTCGATCTACTGCCTGCCAAGACTTGCGCGAGGGCATGGCTCTTCGTGAACAGCTCCAAGCTACTATCGATGAGATGAAAGCGACACATGCTAAGGAGCTTTCGGAGTCCCAAGCTCAAGGTGACGAGCTTCTGAAGGAAAAACAAGAGCTTCTGAAAGAGAAACACGAGCTTTAG